A single region of the Nicotiana sylvestris chromosome 6, ASM39365v2, whole genome shotgun sequence genome encodes:
- the LOC104244100 gene encoding uncharacterized protein isoform X2, giving the protein MSFTGPSMASGAGIARRAFEFGQTYVVKPKGKHQATIVWLHGLGDNGSSWSSLLETLPLPNIKWICPTAPQRPITLFGGFPSTAWFDVNDLSENAIDDDEGLDASAAYVASLLATEPPHIKLGVGGFSMGAATSLYSATCFTRGKYENGNSYSANLSAAVGLSGWLPCAKTLDSKLEGVEGAVSRATSLPILLCHGKGDDVVPYKFGEKSSQKLRSCGFQDVTFKSYTALGHYTIPEEMDEVCAWLTSKLGLEGKS; this is encoded by the exons ATGAGTTTTACTGGGCCTTCCATGGCTTCTG GTGCAGGAATTGCTCGAAGGGCATTTGAGTTTGGACAGACTTACGTGGTGAAGCCTAAAGGTAAACACCAGGCAACTATTGTTTGGCTGCATGGCCTTGGGGACAATGGATCAAG CTGGTCCAGCCTCTTGGAGACCCTTCCTCTTCCAAAT ATTAAATGGATCTGCCCAACTGCCCCCCAACGACCAATAACTTTATTTGGAGGCTTTCCTTCCACTGCCT GGTTTGATGTCAATGACCTATCTGAAAATgctattgatgatgatgagggtTTAGATGCTTCAGCAGCATATGTGGCGAGTTTGTTGGCTACGGAGCCCCCTCACA TCAAACTTGGGGTTGGAGGCTTCAGCATGGGCGCAGCGACATCTCTTTATTCTGCAACTTGTTTCACTCGTGGGAAGTATGAGAATGGCAACTCGTACTCTGCCAATCTGAGTGCAGCTGTTGGATTAAGTGGCTGGCTTCCCTGTGCAAA GACTCTCGATAGCAAACTAGAAGGAGTAGAGGGGGCTGTAAGCCGTGCTACATCATTGCCCATTCTTCTTTGTCATGGCAAAG GAGATGATGTTGTTCCATATAAATTTGGTGAAAAGTCTTCGCAGAAGTTACGTTCATGCGGATTCCAAGATGTGACATTCAAATCCTACACAGC ACTTGGCCACTACACAATCCCAGAGGAGATGGATGAAGTTTGTGCTTGGTTAACTTCAAAACTCGGGCTTGAGGGGAAATCCTAA
- the LOC104244100 gene encoding uncharacterized protein isoform X1 encodes MACQDHLPKMQLHHGAGIARRAFEFGQTYVVKPKGKHQATIVWLHGLGDNGSSWSSLLETLPLPNIKWICPTAPQRPITLFGGFPSTAWFDVNDLSENAIDDDEGLDASAAYVASLLATEPPHIKLGVGGFSMGAATSLYSATCFTRGKYENGNSYSANLSAAVGLSGWLPCAKTLDSKLEGVEGAVSRATSLPILLCHGKGDDVVPYKFGEKSSQKLRSCGFQDVTFKSYTALGHYTIPEEMDEVCAWLTSKLGLEGKS; translated from the exons ATGGCATGCCAAGATCACCTTCCCAAAATGCAACTACATCACG GTGCAGGAATTGCTCGAAGGGCATTTGAGTTTGGACAGACTTACGTGGTGAAGCCTAAAGGTAAACACCAGGCAACTATTGTTTGGCTGCATGGCCTTGGGGACAATGGATCAAG CTGGTCCAGCCTCTTGGAGACCCTTCCTCTTCCAAAT ATTAAATGGATCTGCCCAACTGCCCCCCAACGACCAATAACTTTATTTGGAGGCTTTCCTTCCACTGCCT GGTTTGATGTCAATGACCTATCTGAAAATgctattgatgatgatgagggtTTAGATGCTTCAGCAGCATATGTGGCGAGTTTGTTGGCTACGGAGCCCCCTCACA TCAAACTTGGGGTTGGAGGCTTCAGCATGGGCGCAGCGACATCTCTTTATTCTGCAACTTGTTTCACTCGTGGGAAGTATGAGAATGGCAACTCGTACTCTGCCAATCTGAGTGCAGCTGTTGGATTAAGTGGCTGGCTTCCCTGTGCAAA GACTCTCGATAGCAAACTAGAAGGAGTAGAGGGGGCTGTAAGCCGTGCTACATCATTGCCCATTCTTCTTTGTCATGGCAAAG GAGATGATGTTGTTCCATATAAATTTGGTGAAAAGTCTTCGCAGAAGTTACGTTCATGCGGATTCCAAGATGTGACATTCAAATCCTACACAGC ACTTGGCCACTACACAATCCCAGAGGAGATGGATGAAGTTTGTGCTTGGTTAACTTCAAAACTCGGGCTTGAGGGGAAATCCTAA